Proteins encoded together in one Microcaecilia unicolor chromosome 3, aMicUni1.1, whole genome shotgun sequence window:
- the LOC115465629 gene encoding protein PET117 homolog, mitochondrial isoform X1 gives MRWLRPIVARSRPFTQASSTKISLTFFFLNCAEGEKRALSLTLPRAYKKRLREGVVRDLERQIRKQENLRLLEEQIVLTRYLESEREKTLESKEYPKSKQV, from the exons ATGCGCTGGCTCCGGCCAATAGTAGCACGCAGCAGGCCCTTCACCCAGGCCAGCAGCACCAAGATTTCACTTACATTCTTCTTCTTGAACTGCGCGGAGGGAGAGAAGCGCGCCCTGAGTCTGACGCTGCCTAGAGCGTACAAGAAG AGACTCCGTGAAGGGGTGGTCCGAGATCTCGAAAGACAAATTCGGAAGCAAGAAAACCTTCGCCTTCTTGAAGAGCAGATTGTTTTGACCAGATATCTTGAATCAGAGAGGGAGAAAACACTTGAATCCAAAGAATACCCAAAATCCAAACAAGTTTGA
- the LOC115465629 gene encoding protein PET117 homolog, mitochondrial isoform X2, with protein sequence MSVVSKAVLGVSLLLTVATVAGVHVKQKLDRERLREGVVRDLERQIRKQENLRLLEEQIVLTRYLESEREKTLESKEYPKSKQV encoded by the exons ATGTCTGTGGTCTCTAAGGCAGTGCTGGGCGTGTCCTTGCTGCTGACGGTAGCCACGGTGGCGGGCGTACACGTGAAGCAGAAACTGGACAGAGAG AGACTCCGTGAAGGGGTGGTCCGAGATCTCGAAAGACAAATTCGGAAGCAAGAAAACCTTCGCCTTCTTGAAGAGCAGATTGTTTTGACCAGATATCTTGAATCAGAGAGGGAGAAAACACTTGAATCCAAAGAATACCCAAAATCCAAACAAGTTTGA